Proteins encoded by one window of Kribbella italica:
- a CDS encoding shikimate kinase, producing the protein MSDASVPGDARSGEARSGEVRSGEVRSGEVRSGEVRSGEVRSGEVRSGEVRSGEAHSGEARSGEARSGGAGSGEARSVGDPSAPAGASAGPVVVLVGPPGSGKSTVAELLSAKLGAVHRDTDTDVETGAGKPISDIFVDSGEPVFRELERAAIVAALKADGVVLSLGGGAILDADTRADLAGHTVVFLDVSIGEAAKRVGLGVARPLLLGNVRTQLKNLMDARRPLYAEVAKHTVTTDGRSPEEIAREIVEHLG; encoded by the coding sequence GTGAGCGACGCGAGTGTGCCCGGCGACGCCCGTTCCGGTGAGGCCCGTTCCGGCGAGGTCCGGTCGGGCGAGGTCCGGTCGGGCGAGGTCCGGTCGGGCGAGGTCCGGTCGGGCGAGGTCCGGTCGGGCGAGGTCCGGTCGGGCGAGGTCCGCTCTGGCGAGGCCCATTCCGGTGAGGCCCGCTCCGGCGAGGCCCGGTCCGGCGGCGCCGGCTCCGGCGAGGCCCGCTCCGTCGGCGACCCTTCGGCGCCCGCCGGCGCTTCGGCTGGGCCGGTCGTCGTACTGGTTGGTCCGCCCGGCTCGGGCAAGTCGACGGTTGCGGAGCTGCTGTCGGCCAAGCTCGGCGCTGTCCATCGCGACACCGACACGGACGTGGAGACCGGGGCGGGCAAGCCGATCTCGGACATCTTCGTGGACTCCGGGGAGCCGGTGTTCCGGGAGCTGGAGCGGGCGGCGATCGTCGCGGCGCTGAAGGCTGACGGCGTCGTCCTGTCCCTGGGCGGCGGCGCGATCCTCGACGCCGACACCCGCGCGGATCTGGCGGGACACACGGTCGTCTTCCTCGACGTCTCGATCGGCGAGGCCGCCAAGCGCGTCGGTCTGGGGGTTGCCCGGCCGCTGCTGCTCGGCAACGTGCGGACCCAGCTGAAGAACCTGATGGACGCCCGGCGACCGCTGTACGCCGAGGTCGCCAAGCACACGGTGACCACCGACGGCCGGTCCCCGGAAGAGATCGCGCGCGAGATCGTGGAGCACCTCGGATGA
- a CDS encoding cupin domain-containing protein, which yields MTELVTVDRLDWAEFAEHYWDKRPVLVRGVRPMPFVAEEVFAAAVRAQEYDGQPTAQFTVERTQQGERQELLPAAADGSFDQYEQRLAERLGERGYALIVSGFHAFDRALWSREKEFFGGLWAQVGLPLTGAITTMFHGNYDHSPVGVHKDRFATFMFGLRERKRMRFWAERPWDEPVSSVVDYARFVPSSFAVEVEPGDLLYWPSSYYHVGENCGRRPATSVNIGVPRDEHKVEYELEDLLADLDPRTLVNSGARLELLAGEIAAPARVEAPGQVLTAQLPEALEEALRNCREQSLGERVKDVSHRRWAAGGFEPVPD from the coding sequence ATGACCGAGCTGGTGACCGTGGACCGGCTGGACTGGGCCGAGTTCGCGGAGCACTACTGGGACAAGCGGCCCGTCCTCGTCCGTGGGGTGCGGCCGATGCCCTTCGTCGCGGAGGAGGTCTTCGCGGCCGCCGTACGGGCTCAGGAGTACGACGGGCAGCCGACGGCGCAGTTCACCGTCGAGCGGACACAGCAGGGTGAGCGGCAGGAGCTGCTGCCGGCGGCCGCAGACGGCTCGTTCGACCAGTACGAGCAGCGACTGGCGGAGCGGCTCGGGGAGCGTGGGTACGCGCTGATCGTCAGCGGGTTCCACGCGTTCGACCGGGCGCTGTGGTCGCGCGAGAAGGAGTTCTTCGGCGGGCTGTGGGCGCAGGTCGGGCTGCCGCTCACCGGGGCGATCACGACGATGTTCCACGGCAACTACGACCACAGCCCGGTCGGTGTGCACAAGGACCGGTTCGCGACGTTCATGTTCGGGCTGCGGGAGCGCAAGCGGATGCGGTTCTGGGCCGAGCGGCCGTGGGACGAACCGGTGAGCAGTGTCGTCGACTACGCGCGCTTCGTGCCGTCATCCTTCGCGGTAGAGGTGGAGCCGGGCGACTTGCTGTATTGGCCGTCGAGCTACTACCACGTGGGTGAGAACTGCGGGCGGCGCCCGGCGACCAGCGTGAACATCGGCGTGCCCAGAGACGAGCACAAGGTCGAGTACGAGCTGGAGGATCTGCTGGCTGATCTCGATCCGCGCACGCTGGTCAACTCGGGCGCGCGGCTGGAGCTGCTGGCCGGGGAGATCGCCGCGCCCGCACGGGTCGAGGCACCGGGCCAGGTCCTGACGGCGCAACTGCCGGAGGCACTGGAGGAGGCACTGCGCAACTGCCGGGAGCAGTCGCTGGGTGAGCGGGTGAAGGACGTCTCGCACCGCCGCTGGGCCGCGGGCGGCTTCGAGCCCGTCCCGGACTGA
- the aroC gene encoding chorismate synthase encodes MLRWLTAGESHGQALVAVLEGLPAGVQVTTDHVADALARRRLGYGRGARMKFERDEVTFLGGFRHGLSLGSPIAIQVGNTEWPKWEQVMAADPVDPETLAELARNAPLTRPRPGHADLAGMQKYGFDEARPVLERASARETAARVALGEVAARFLQQAYGVTIVSHVVELGTVKAPYGVLPSAADVEKLDADPVRCLDADASKAMVAEIDAAQKAGDTLGGVVEVVVDGLPPGLGSYVHWDRRLDSKLAGALMGIQAIKGVELGDGFELARTPGSQAHDEIVAEDGTVRRTSGRSGGTEGGMSTGETLRVRAAMKPIATVPRALRTIDTATGEAAAAHHQRSDVCAVPAAGIVAEAMVALVLADVSLEKFGGDSLVETTRNHRSYLDGLPGTIQPRAWGAE; translated from the coding sequence ATGCTGCGCTGGCTCACCGCCGGCGAGTCGCACGGACAAGCGCTCGTCGCCGTACTCGAAGGTCTTCCCGCAGGCGTTCAGGTCACCACGGATCACGTGGCCGACGCCCTGGCTCGTCGTCGGCTCGGCTACGGCCGAGGCGCCCGGATGAAGTTCGAGCGGGACGAGGTGACCTTCCTGGGCGGATTCCGGCACGGGCTGTCACTCGGCAGCCCGATCGCCATCCAGGTCGGCAACACCGAGTGGCCGAAGTGGGAGCAGGTGATGGCTGCCGACCCGGTCGACCCGGAGACGCTGGCCGAGCTGGCCCGCAACGCGCCGCTGACCCGGCCGCGGCCCGGTCACGCGGATCTCGCCGGGATGCAGAAGTACGGGTTCGACGAGGCGCGGCCGGTGCTGGAGCGGGCGAGCGCGCGGGAGACCGCCGCCCGGGTCGCGCTCGGCGAGGTCGCCGCACGGTTCCTGCAGCAGGCGTACGGCGTGACGATCGTCAGCCACGTGGTCGAGCTCGGGACCGTCAAGGCGCCGTACGGCGTACTGCCGTCGGCCGCGGACGTCGAGAAGCTGGACGCCGACCCGGTGCGCTGCCTGGACGCGGACGCGAGCAAGGCGATGGTCGCCGAGATCGACGCCGCGCAGAAGGCCGGCGACACGCTCGGCGGAGTCGTCGAGGTCGTCGTCGACGGTCTGCCGCCCGGCCTCGGCAGCTACGTGCACTGGGACCGGCGGCTGGACTCGAAGCTGGCCGGCGCGCTGATGGGCATCCAGGCGATCAAGGGCGTCGAGCTCGGCGACGGGTTCGAGCTGGCCCGGACGCCGGGGTCGCAGGCGCACGACGAGATCGTCGCCGAGGACGGGACGGTACGGCGGACGAGCGGCCGCTCGGGCGGCACCGAGGGCGGTATGAGCACCGGCGAGACGCTGCGCGTGCGCGCCGCGATGAAGCCGATCGCGACCGTGCCGCGGGCGCTGCGGACGATCGACACCGCGACCGGCGAGGCCGCGGCGGCGCATCACCAGCGGTCGGACGTGTGCGCCGTACCGGCGGCCGGGATCGTCGCCGAGGCGATGGTCGCGCTGGTGCTGGCCGACGTGTCGCTGGAGAAGTTCGGCGGGGACTCGCTGGTCGAGACGACCCGCAACCACCGGTCGTACCTGGACGGCCTGCCGGGCACGATCCAGCCGCGTGCGTGGGGTGCGGAGTGA
- a CDS encoding ADP-ribosylglycohydrolase family protein has product MVERRVEEEYRARVRGCLLGGAIGDALGGPVEFRDGRSIVAEHPDGVRTFVAGSNNWPPGTVTDDTQMTLFAVEGLIRAGVRTDRGLGLTVAVTQHAFDRWLDTQLLPGPSGERDGWLQGEQWLYARRAPGNTCLSALTEARKSGKFGVQAVNDSKGCGGVMRSAPFGLLPYDGNAEWVFDAAAESAGYTHGHPTGKLASGALALLIHQIVQGADLDSALDATLELLARKEAHEETTAALIRARELAAGPVPAPGPATVELLGGGWIAEEALAIGVYAALARPEPGQFLDALALSVTHSGDSDSTGAICGNLLGALHGETALPAELVFAVEGRGVILQLADDLVLEYTRRDRLHGEYGPETAWRNRYPGW; this is encoded by the coding sequence ATGGTTGAGCGGCGGGTGGAAGAGGAGTACCGGGCGCGCGTCCGTGGTTGTCTGCTCGGTGGGGCGATCGGGGACGCGCTGGGTGGGCCGGTGGAGTTCCGGGACGGGCGGAGCATCGTCGCCGAGCACCCGGACGGGGTTCGGACGTTCGTTGCTGGCAGCAACAACTGGCCGCCGGGGACGGTGACCGACGACACGCAGATGACGCTGTTCGCGGTCGAAGGGCTGATTCGGGCCGGCGTACGGACCGATCGGGGGCTGGGGCTGACCGTGGCCGTCACGCAGCATGCGTTCGACCGGTGGCTGGACACGCAGCTGCTGCCGGGGCCGAGCGGGGAGCGGGACGGGTGGTTGCAGGGTGAGCAGTGGTTGTATGCGCGGCGGGCGCCGGGGAACACGTGTTTGAGTGCGCTGACCGAGGCCCGCAAGAGTGGGAAGTTCGGCGTACAGGCGGTGAACGACTCCAAAGGATGCGGTGGCGTGATGCGGTCGGCGCCGTTCGGGTTGCTGCCGTACGACGGCAACGCGGAGTGGGTCTTCGATGCCGCCGCGGAGTCGGCGGGGTACACGCACGGGCATCCGACCGGCAAGCTGGCGAGCGGGGCACTGGCGCTGCTGATCCATCAGATCGTTCAAGGGGCCGACCTCGACAGTGCACTGGATGCGACGCTGGAACTACTTGCACGGAAGGAAGCGCACGAGGAGACCACGGCGGCCTTGATCAGGGCGCGGGAGCTGGCGGCAGGGCCCGTGCCGGCGCCCGGTCCGGCGACCGTCGAGCTGCTCGGGGGCGGATGGATCGCCGAGGAGGCCCTCGCGATCGGCGTGTACGCCGCGCTCGCGCGGCCCGAGCCGGGCCAGTTCCTCGACGCGCTCGCGCTCTCCGTCACGCACTCCGGCGACAGCGACTCCACCGGCGCGATCTGCGGCAACCTCCTCGGCGCGCTGCACGGCGAGACCGCGCTGCCGGCCGAGCTCGTGTTCGCCGTCGAGGGGCGCGGCGTGATCCTCCAGCTGGCCGACGATCTCGTGCTCGAGTACACCCGCCGCGACCGCCTGCACGGCGAGTACGGCCCCGAGACCGCGTGGCGGAACCGCTACCCAGGCTGGTGA
- the aroB gene encoding 3-dehydroquinate synthase, with amino-acid sequence MTDSTTGPTPPASGSAGSAPAASGSVTTPAGSAPATSGSATTAGGSAPATSGSATTTGGSASAPAAVGSAPGAAPASSPSAGSGVARRITVAAAAPYDVVIGNNLLGQLPGLLGDDVQRVAVIHPRALRTSGDAIRDDLVSAGYTAHAIEIPDAEEAKSAEVLAYCWTVLGQAGFTRSDAVVSIGGGTTTDLAGFVAATWLRGVKVVHIPTTLLGMVDAAVGGKTGINTAEGKNLVGAFWEPAGVLCDLAALETLPRNDYVSGLAEVVKCGFIADPVILDLVEKDPAGAVSPAYEHTEELIARSIQVKADSVGADLRERTTTAGGAIGREALNYGHTLGHAIERTERYKWRHGAAISIGMVFVAELARAAGRLDDATADRHREVLQSLGLPVTYRPDAWPHLQDAMKLDKKTRADRLRFVILDALAKPTILEAPDPSLLVAAYAEVS; translated from the coding sequence ATGACCGACAGCACCACCGGCCCAACGCCGCCCGCGTCCGGCTCGGCCGGCTCCGCCCCGGCGGCTTCCGGGTCCGTCACCACCCCGGCCGGCTCCGCCCCAGCGACCTCCGGGTCCGCCACCACCGCGGGTGGTTCCGCCCCGGCGACCTCCGGGTCCGCCACCACCACGGGTGGTTCCGCCTCCGCCCCGGCTGCGGTGGGCTCCGCCCCGGGCGCGGCGCCTGCCTCTTCCCCGTCCGCGGGCTCCGGCGTCGCCCGGCGGATCACCGTCGCGGCGGCCGCGCCGTACGACGTTGTCATCGGCAACAACCTGCTCGGTCAGCTGCCCGGACTGCTCGGCGACGACGTCCAGCGGGTCGCCGTGATCCATCCGCGCGCGCTGCGCACCAGCGGGGACGCGATCCGCGACGACCTGGTCTCGGCCGGGTACACCGCGCACGCGATCGAGATCCCGGACGCCGAGGAGGCCAAGTCCGCGGAGGTACTCGCGTACTGCTGGACGGTGCTCGGGCAGGCCGGGTTCACCCGGTCGGACGCGGTGGTGTCGATCGGTGGCGGGACGACCACCGACCTGGCCGGGTTCGTCGCGGCGACCTGGTTGCGCGGGGTGAAGGTCGTGCACATCCCGACCACGCTGCTCGGCATGGTCGACGCGGCCGTCGGCGGCAAGACCGGCATCAACACGGCCGAGGGCAAGAACCTGGTCGGCGCGTTCTGGGAGCCGGCCGGCGTGCTGTGCGACCTGGCCGCGCTCGAGACCCTGCCTCGCAACGACTACGTGAGCGGGCTCGCCGAGGTCGTGAAGTGCGGGTTCATCGCCGACCCGGTGATCCTCGACCTGGTCGAGAAGGATCCGGCGGGCGCCGTCAGCCCGGCGTACGAGCACACCGAGGAACTGATCGCCCGCTCGATCCAGGTGAAGGCCGACAGCGTCGGTGCCGACCTGCGCGAGCGGACGACCACCGCCGGGGGAGCGATCGGGCGCGAGGCGCTCAACTACGGCCACACGCTCGGCCACGCGATCGAGCGCACCGAGCGGTACAAGTGGCGCCACGGCGCCGCGATCAGCATCGGCATGGTGTTCGTCGCCGAGCTCGCCCGCGCGGCCGGGCGGCTGGACGACGCCACCGCCGATCGCCACCGCGAGGTCCTGCAGTCCCTCGGCCTGCCGGTCACCTACCGCCCCGACGCCTGGCCCCACCTGCAGGACGCGATGAAGCTCGACAAGAAGACGAGGGCGGACCGCCTCCGGTTCGTCATCCTCGACGCGCTCGCCAAGCCGACGATCCTGGAGGCGCCCGACCCGAGCCTGCTGGTCGCGGCATACGCCGAAGTCAGCTAG
- a CDS encoding DUF4135 domain-containing protein, whose protein sequence is MTDPAAVRAARDALVFAVHARTAAGLLPPVVTTGPDGLVRVERHLGGPADAGLVAGLLDRAGFSSLLEMVATLTTGCDSLRREFPHQLDPGILHPMNGALFGPVIGPAFLACLSGAAPRFHAGRAADDFLAFLREFLHRLERDAELLWFDTRRPVTGLTAHDGETHNGGRRVLRVDFPGHTVVYKPRPADVDHLFLAREESAFAVLNGLSDKIRLPVMDLLPRDGYSWHEWIDRPSQWGEIREGLAGTVLTEPELFWHRAGSLAAACFAFGITDLSEGNLYAGGADPLMYPIDLELAFVDVRRLSETGLVAGEGAQHHHVGLETEPRPCAADGPTVCLVEGVEGPQAWRRTSSWARKETRTVVADTAGGIGYGAHLTRFLRGMFDAWTLMCSNVPKLHAVLEQPATARVLLRSTDRYSDMLDDWLLDGTPFPEDVSASEWEQLARQDVPYYFRTDGRLHYLNDQGPAVQTDQPSPPPADWAKGLTLSRLGVALRDAVAPIATEGLLLEDETRVAVKDADHGAVAFEWANRWICYRWTGQKVTLQLAALDQVVAIRERLLKLDRVDAGWRSQWADTRFTDDTIAERLTKLTSTACAWLRQVIDEHGWPGPLMVGEEAAESACRLVQHLESHAEFQRTCLDLLTAAVDVPGRHVAYLTDALCITEDRPQVYGTKFHAVDGQLVPCPLAEPVTVDRRRAALGLEPLADYAARLRRRFATSEVS, encoded by the coding sequence GTGACCGATCCGGCCGCCGTGCGAGCGGCCCGGGACGCACTGGTGTTCGCGGTGCACGCCCGCACGGCGGCCGGACTGCTCCCACCGGTGGTGACGACCGGGCCGGACGGCCTGGTCCGGGTCGAGCGGCACCTCGGCGGCCCGGCGGATGCCGGCCTGGTCGCGGGTCTGCTCGATCGGGCAGGCTTTTCGAGTCTCCTCGAAATGGTTGCCACCCTGACCACCGGCTGCGATAGCCTGCGGCGAGAATTCCCGCACCAGCTCGACCCCGGAATTCTGCACCCGATGAACGGTGCATTGTTCGGGCCGGTGATCGGTCCGGCATTTCTCGCCTGCCTTTCCGGTGCCGCACCAAGATTTCACGCCGGGCGCGCGGCGGACGACTTCCTCGCATTTCTGCGGGAATTCCTGCACCGCCTGGAGCGCGATGCCGAGCTGCTCTGGTTCGACACGCGGCGGCCGGTGACCGGCCTGACCGCGCACGACGGCGAGACCCACAACGGCGGCCGCCGGGTGCTGCGCGTCGACTTCCCCGGGCACACGGTCGTCTACAAGCCGCGCCCGGCCGACGTCGACCACCTCTTCCTCGCGCGCGAGGAATCCGCGTTCGCCGTGCTCAACGGCCTGTCGGACAAGATCAGGCTCCCGGTGATGGACCTCCTCCCCCGCGACGGCTACTCGTGGCACGAGTGGATCGACCGCCCCTCCCAGTGGGGAGAGATCCGCGAAGGGCTCGCCGGGACGGTGCTGACCGAGCCCGAGCTGTTCTGGCACCGGGCCGGCTCGCTGGCGGCCGCCTGCTTCGCCTTCGGCATCACCGATCTCAGCGAAGGCAACCTGTACGCCGGCGGCGCCGACCCACTGATGTACCCGATCGACCTGGAGCTGGCCTTCGTCGACGTACGGCGTCTGTCGGAGACCGGACTGGTCGCCGGGGAGGGCGCTCAGCACCACCACGTCGGGCTGGAGACCGAGCCGCGCCCCTGCGCCGCCGACGGACCGACCGTCTGCCTGGTCGAAGGGGTTGAGGGCCCGCAGGCCTGGCGGCGGACCAGCTCCTGGGCCAGGAAGGAGACCAGGACAGTCGTCGCTGACACGGCAGGCGGCATCGGCTACGGCGCCCACCTCACGCGCTTCCTGCGCGGGATGTTCGACGCCTGGACGCTGATGTGCAGCAACGTGCCGAAGCTGCACGCCGTGCTCGAGCAGCCGGCGACTGCTCGGGTCCTGCTGCGCTCGACCGACCGCTACAGCGACATGCTCGACGACTGGCTGCTCGACGGCACACCGTTCCCCGAGGACGTCAGCGCGAGCGAGTGGGAACAGCTGGCGAGGCAGGACGTCCCGTACTACTTCAGGACCGACGGGCGCCTCCACTACTTGAACGACCAAGGCCCGGCCGTGCAGACGGACCAGCCGAGCCCGCCACCGGCGGACTGGGCCAAGGGACTCACCCTGTCGCGCCTCGGCGTCGCCCTGCGCGACGCGGTCGCCCCGATCGCCACCGAGGGGCTCCTGCTGGAGGACGAGACCCGTGTCGCCGTGAAGGACGCCGACCACGGCGCCGTGGCCTTCGAGTGGGCCAACCGATGGATCTGCTACCGCTGGACCGGCCAGAAGGTGACGCTGCAGCTGGCAGCGCTCGACCAGGTGGTGGCGATCCGGGAGCGTCTGCTGAAGCTCGACCGCGTCGACGCGGGCTGGCGATCGCAGTGGGCCGACACCCGCTTCACCGACGACACGATCGCCGAGCGACTCACCAAGCTGACCTCCACCGCGTGCGCCTGGCTCCGGCAGGTCATCGACGAGCACGGCTGGCCCGGGCCGTTGATGGTCGGTGAAGAAGCCGCCGAGTCCGCCTGCCGACTCGTGCAGCACCTGGAGTCCCACGCCGAGTTCCAGCGCACCTGCCTGGACCTGCTGACCGCGGCGGTCGACGTACCGGGTCGCCACGTCGCCTACCTGACCGACGCGCTCTGCATCACCGAAGACCGGCCACAGGTCTACGGCACCAAGTTCCACGCCGTCGACGGGCAGCTCGTGCCGTGTCCGCTCGCCGAGCCCGTCACTGTCGACCGACGCCGCGCCGCGCTCGGGCTGGAGCCGCTCGCCGACTATGCCGCGCGGCTGCGGCGCAGATTCGCCACCTCGGAGGTTTCATGA